In the genome of Chiroxiphia lanceolata isolate bChiLan1 chromosome 17, bChiLan1.pri, whole genome shotgun sequence, one region contains:
- the SLC12A5 gene encoding solute carrier family 12 member 5 isoform X1 yields the protein MLNNLTDCEDGDGGASQGDGNPKESSPFINSTDLEKGKEYDGKNMALFEEEMDTSPMVSSLLSGLANYTNLPQGSREHEEAENNDGGKKKPVQAPRMGTFMGVYLPCLQNIFGVILFLRLTWVVGIAGIMESFCMVFLCCSCTMLTAISMSAIATNGVVPAGGSYYMISRSLGPEFGGAVGLCFYLGTTFAGAMYILGTIEILLAYIFPAMAIFKAEDASGEAAAMLNNMRVYGTCVLTCMATVVFVGVKYVNKFALVFLGCVILSILAIYAGVIKSAFDPPSFPICLLGNRTLSRHGFDLCTKTVVEGNETVGSKLWELFCTSRFLNATCDEYFTMNNVTEIEGIPGAASGLIQENLWSSYLTKGVIVEKRGLSSVSPPDTPVDMDQPYVFSDMTSYFTLLVGIYFPSVTGIMAGSNRSGDLRDAQKSIPTGTILAIATTSAVYISSVVLFGACIEGVVLRDKFGEAVNGNLVVGTLAWPSPWVIVIGSFFSTCGAGLQSLTGAPRLLQAISRDGIVPFLRVFGHGKANGEPTWALLLTACICEIGILIASLDEVAPILSMFFLMCYMFVNLACAVQTLLRTPNWRPRFRYYHWTLSFLGMSLCLALMFICSWYYALVAMLIAGLIYKYIEYRGAEKEWGDGIRGLSLSAARYALLRLEEGPPHTKNWRPQLLVLVRGDQEQNVVHPQLLSFTSQLKAGKGLTIVASVLEGTFLDNHPQAQRAEESIRRLMEAEKVKGFCQVVISSNLRDGMSHLIQSSGLGGLQHNTVLVGWPRSWRQKEDHQTWRNFIELVRETTAGHLALLVAKNVAMFPGNQERFSEGHIDVWWIVHDGGMLMLLPFLLRQHKVWRKCKMRIFTVAQMDDNSIQMKKDLTTFLYHLRITAEVEVVEMHESDISAYTYEKTLVMEQRSQILKQMHLTKNEREREIQSITDESRGSIRRKNPANTRLRLNVPEEQAGDGEEKPEEEVQLIHDKNATTFSSSSQSPGDEVEAAPEKVHLTWTKEKSVAEKNKSKSPVSPEGIKDFFNMKPEWENLNQSNVRRMHTAVKLNEVIVKKSQDAKLVLLNMPGPPRNRKGDENYMEFLEVLTEHLDRVLLVRGGGREVITIYS from the exons ATGCTGAACAACCTGACCGACTGCGAGGACGGCGACGGCGGCGCAAGCCAAG GCGATGGCAATCCCAAGGAGAGCAGCCCCTTCATCAACAGCACGGACCTGGAGAAGGGCAAAGAGTACGATGGCAAGAACATGGCACTCTTCGAG GAGGAGATGGACACCAGTCCCATGGTCTCGTCCCTGCTGAGTGGGCTGGCCAACTACACCAACCTGCCACAGGGCAGCCGGGAGCATGAGGAGGCTGAGAACAACGATGGGGGCAAGAAGAAGCCGGTGCAG GCCCCGCGGATGGGCACCTTCATGGGCGTCTACCTGCCCTGCCTCCAGAACATCTTTGGAGTCATCCTCTTCCTGCGCCTCACCTGGGTGGTGGGGATCGCCGGCATCATGGAGTCCTTCTGCATGGTCTTCCTTTGCTGCTCCTGC ACGATGCTGACGGCCATTTCCATGAGCGCGATCGCCACCAACGGCGTGGTGCCAG CGGGTGGCTCCTACTACATGATCTCACGCTCCCTGGGACCTGAGTttggaggggctgtggggctttGCTTCTACCTGGGCACCACCTTTGCCGGCGCCATGTACATCCTGGGCACCATCGAAATCCTGCTG GCCTACATCTTCCCAGCCATGGCCATCTTCAAGGCAGAGGACGCCAGCGGGGAGGCGGCCGCGATGCTCAACAACATGCGTGTGTACGGTACCTGTGTGCTGACCTGCATGGCCACCGTCGTGTTTGTGGGAGTCAAGTACGTCAACAAGTTTGCCCTGGTCTTCCTGGGCTGTGTCATCCTCTCCATCCTCGCAATCTATGCCGGTGTCATCAAATCAGCCTTCGACCCGCCAAGCTTCCC gaTCTGCCTCCTGGGCAACAGGACCCTCTCGCGCCACGGCTTCGACCTCTGCACCAAGACGGTGGTGGAGGGGAATGAGACGGTGGGTTCCAAGCTCTGGGAGCTCTTCTGCACCTCCCGCTTCCTGAACGCCACCTGCGATGAGTACTTCACCATGAACAACGTCACCGAGATTGAAGGCATCCCTGGCGCTGCCAGTGGCCTCATCCAAG AGAACCTCTGGAGCTCGTACCTGACCAAGGGCGTGATCGTGGAGAAGCGGGGGCTGTCCTCGGTGAGCCCCCCCGACACCCCGGTGGACATGGACCAGCCCTACGTCTTCAGCGACATGACCTCCTACTTCACCCTGCTCGTCGGCATCTACTTCCCCTCGGTCACAG gcATCATGGCTGGCTCCAACCGCTCTGGAGACCTGCGGGATGCCCAGAAGTCCATCCCCACGGGCACCATCCTGGCCATCGCCACCACCTCTGCTGTCT ATATCAGCTCCGTTGTCCTCTTCGGAGCATGCATCGAGGGGGTCGTCCTGCGTGACAA GTTTGGTGAGGCCGTCAACGGGAACCTGGTGGTTGGCACCCTGGCATGGCCGTCCCCGTGGGTCATTGTCATCGGCTCCTTCTTCTCCacctgtggggctgggctgcagagccTCACGGGAGCCCCCCGCCTCCTGCAAgccatctccagggatgggatcgTGCCCTTCCTCAGG gTCTTTGGCCACGGCAAAGCCAATGGGGAGCCGACATGGGCCCTGCTGCTAACGGCCTGCATCTGCGAGATCGGGATCCTGATCGCCTCCCTGGACGAGGTGGCTCCCATCCTGTCCAT GTTCTTCCTCATGTGCTACATGTTCGTCAACCTGGCGTGTGCTGTGCAGACGCTGCTGCGGACGCCCAACTGGCGGCCCCGCTTCCGCTACTACCACTG gaCCCTGTCCTTCCTGGGCATGAGCCTCTGCCTGGCACTGATGTTCATCTGCTCCTGGTACTACGCGCTGGTGGCCATGCTGATCGCCGGCCTCATCTACAAATACATCGAGTACCGCGG GGCGGAGAAGGAGTGGGGCGATGGGATCCGGGGGCTGTCCCTGAGCGCGGCCCGCTATGCCCTGCTGCGGCTGGAGGAAGGGCCCCCGCACACCAAGAACTGGAG GCCGCAGCTGCTGGTCCTGGTCCGTGGGGATCAGGAGCAGAACGTGGTGCACCCGCAGCTCCTGTCCTTCACGTCGCAGCTCAAGGCTGGGAAGGGCCTCACCATTGTGGCCtctgtgctggaagggaccttcctGGACAACCACCCACAGGCGCAGAGGGCGGAGGAG TCCATCCGGCGCCTGATGGAAGCGGAGAAGGTGAAGGGCTTTTGCCAGGTGGTGATCTCCTCCAACCTGCGGGATGGCATGTCCCACCTCATCCAGTCCAGTGGTCTGGGGGGCCTGCAGCACAACACGGTGCTGGTGGGCTGGCCCCGCAGCTGGCGCCAGAAGGAGGACCACCAGACCTGGAGGAACTTCATTG AGCTGGTGCGAGAGACCACGGCTGGGCACCTGGCCTTGCTGGTGGCCAAGAATGTTGCCATGTTCCCGGGCAACCAGGAGCGGTTCTCAGAGGGCCACATTGACGTCTGGTGGATTGTCCACGATGGGGGGATGCTgatgctgctgcccttcctcctgCGGCAGCACAAG gtCTGGCGTAAGTGCAAGATGCGCATCTTCACAGTGGCACAGATGGATGACAACAGCATCCAGATGAAGAAGGACCTCACCACGTTCCTGTACCACCTGCGCATCACCGCAGAGGTGGAGGTGGTGGAGATG CATGAGAGTGACATCTCTGCCTACACCTATGAGAAGACACTGGTGATGGAGCAGCGTTCCCAGATCCTCAAGCAAATGCACCTCACCAAGAATGAGCGTGAGCGGGAG ATCCAGAGCATCACGGATGAGTCCCGTGGCTCCATCCGGCGCAAGAACCCGGCCAACACACGCCTGCGCCTGAACGTCCCCGAGGAGCAGGCTGGCGATGGCGAGGAGAAGCcggaggaggag GTCCAGCTCATCCATGACAAGAATGCCAccaccttctccagcagctcgCAGTCCCCTGGTGATGAGGTAGAGGCAGCCCCCGAGAAGGTGCATCTCACCTGGACAAAGGAGAAGTCTGTGGCCGAGAAGAACAAGAGCAAGAGCCCTGTCAGCCCTGAGGGCATCAAAGACTTCTTCAACATGAAACC ggagtgggaGAATCT GAACCAGTCCAATGTGAGGAGGATGCACACGGCCGTGAAGCTCAATGAGGTGATTGTGAAGAAGTCCCAGGATGCCAAGCTGGTCCTGCTGAACATGCCAGGACCACCCCGTAACCGGAAAGGGGATGAGAACT ACATGGAGTTCCTGGAGGTGCTGACGGAGCATCTGGACCGAGTGCTCCTGGTGCGTGGTGGGGGCCGGGAGGTCATCACCATCTACTCCTGA
- the SLC12A5 gene encoding solute carrier family 12 member 5 isoform X2 encodes MSGRFTVTGGGGDGNPKESSPFINSTDLEKGKEYDGKNMALFEEEMDTSPMVSSLLSGLANYTNLPQGSREHEEAENNDGGKKKPVQAPRMGTFMGVYLPCLQNIFGVILFLRLTWVVGIAGIMESFCMVFLCCSCTMLTAISMSAIATNGVVPAGGSYYMISRSLGPEFGGAVGLCFYLGTTFAGAMYILGTIEILLAYIFPAMAIFKAEDASGEAAAMLNNMRVYGTCVLTCMATVVFVGVKYVNKFALVFLGCVILSILAIYAGVIKSAFDPPSFPICLLGNRTLSRHGFDLCTKTVVEGNETVGSKLWELFCTSRFLNATCDEYFTMNNVTEIEGIPGAASGLIQENLWSSYLTKGVIVEKRGLSSVSPPDTPVDMDQPYVFSDMTSYFTLLVGIYFPSVTGIMAGSNRSGDLRDAQKSIPTGTILAIATTSAVYISSVVLFGACIEGVVLRDKFGEAVNGNLVVGTLAWPSPWVIVIGSFFSTCGAGLQSLTGAPRLLQAISRDGIVPFLRVFGHGKANGEPTWALLLTACICEIGILIASLDEVAPILSMFFLMCYMFVNLACAVQTLLRTPNWRPRFRYYHWTLSFLGMSLCLALMFICSWYYALVAMLIAGLIYKYIEYRGAEKEWGDGIRGLSLSAARYALLRLEEGPPHTKNWRPQLLVLVRGDQEQNVVHPQLLSFTSQLKAGKGLTIVASVLEGTFLDNHPQAQRAEESIRRLMEAEKVKGFCQVVISSNLRDGMSHLIQSSGLGGLQHNTVLVGWPRSWRQKEDHQTWRNFIELVRETTAGHLALLVAKNVAMFPGNQERFSEGHIDVWWIVHDGGMLMLLPFLLRQHKVWRKCKMRIFTVAQMDDNSIQMKKDLTTFLYHLRITAEVEVVEMHESDISAYTYEKTLVMEQRSQILKQMHLTKNEREREIQSITDESRGSIRRKNPANTRLRLNVPEEQAGDGEEKPEEEVQLIHDKNATTFSSSSQSPGDEVEAAPEKVHLTWTKEKSVAEKNKSKSPVSPEGIKDFFNMKPEWENLNQSNVRRMHTAVKLNEVIVKKSQDAKLVLLNMPGPPRNRKGDENYMEFLEVLTEHLDRVLLVRGGGREVITIYS; translated from the exons GCGATGGCAATCCCAAGGAGAGCAGCCCCTTCATCAACAGCACGGACCTGGAGAAGGGCAAAGAGTACGATGGCAAGAACATGGCACTCTTCGAG GAGGAGATGGACACCAGTCCCATGGTCTCGTCCCTGCTGAGTGGGCTGGCCAACTACACCAACCTGCCACAGGGCAGCCGGGAGCATGAGGAGGCTGAGAACAACGATGGGGGCAAGAAGAAGCCGGTGCAG GCCCCGCGGATGGGCACCTTCATGGGCGTCTACCTGCCCTGCCTCCAGAACATCTTTGGAGTCATCCTCTTCCTGCGCCTCACCTGGGTGGTGGGGATCGCCGGCATCATGGAGTCCTTCTGCATGGTCTTCCTTTGCTGCTCCTGC ACGATGCTGACGGCCATTTCCATGAGCGCGATCGCCACCAACGGCGTGGTGCCAG CGGGTGGCTCCTACTACATGATCTCACGCTCCCTGGGACCTGAGTttggaggggctgtggggctttGCTTCTACCTGGGCACCACCTTTGCCGGCGCCATGTACATCCTGGGCACCATCGAAATCCTGCTG GCCTACATCTTCCCAGCCATGGCCATCTTCAAGGCAGAGGACGCCAGCGGGGAGGCGGCCGCGATGCTCAACAACATGCGTGTGTACGGTACCTGTGTGCTGACCTGCATGGCCACCGTCGTGTTTGTGGGAGTCAAGTACGTCAACAAGTTTGCCCTGGTCTTCCTGGGCTGTGTCATCCTCTCCATCCTCGCAATCTATGCCGGTGTCATCAAATCAGCCTTCGACCCGCCAAGCTTCCC gaTCTGCCTCCTGGGCAACAGGACCCTCTCGCGCCACGGCTTCGACCTCTGCACCAAGACGGTGGTGGAGGGGAATGAGACGGTGGGTTCCAAGCTCTGGGAGCTCTTCTGCACCTCCCGCTTCCTGAACGCCACCTGCGATGAGTACTTCACCATGAACAACGTCACCGAGATTGAAGGCATCCCTGGCGCTGCCAGTGGCCTCATCCAAG AGAACCTCTGGAGCTCGTACCTGACCAAGGGCGTGATCGTGGAGAAGCGGGGGCTGTCCTCGGTGAGCCCCCCCGACACCCCGGTGGACATGGACCAGCCCTACGTCTTCAGCGACATGACCTCCTACTTCACCCTGCTCGTCGGCATCTACTTCCCCTCGGTCACAG gcATCATGGCTGGCTCCAACCGCTCTGGAGACCTGCGGGATGCCCAGAAGTCCATCCCCACGGGCACCATCCTGGCCATCGCCACCACCTCTGCTGTCT ATATCAGCTCCGTTGTCCTCTTCGGAGCATGCATCGAGGGGGTCGTCCTGCGTGACAA GTTTGGTGAGGCCGTCAACGGGAACCTGGTGGTTGGCACCCTGGCATGGCCGTCCCCGTGGGTCATTGTCATCGGCTCCTTCTTCTCCacctgtggggctgggctgcagagccTCACGGGAGCCCCCCGCCTCCTGCAAgccatctccagggatgggatcgTGCCCTTCCTCAGG gTCTTTGGCCACGGCAAAGCCAATGGGGAGCCGACATGGGCCCTGCTGCTAACGGCCTGCATCTGCGAGATCGGGATCCTGATCGCCTCCCTGGACGAGGTGGCTCCCATCCTGTCCAT GTTCTTCCTCATGTGCTACATGTTCGTCAACCTGGCGTGTGCTGTGCAGACGCTGCTGCGGACGCCCAACTGGCGGCCCCGCTTCCGCTACTACCACTG gaCCCTGTCCTTCCTGGGCATGAGCCTCTGCCTGGCACTGATGTTCATCTGCTCCTGGTACTACGCGCTGGTGGCCATGCTGATCGCCGGCCTCATCTACAAATACATCGAGTACCGCGG GGCGGAGAAGGAGTGGGGCGATGGGATCCGGGGGCTGTCCCTGAGCGCGGCCCGCTATGCCCTGCTGCGGCTGGAGGAAGGGCCCCCGCACACCAAGAACTGGAG GCCGCAGCTGCTGGTCCTGGTCCGTGGGGATCAGGAGCAGAACGTGGTGCACCCGCAGCTCCTGTCCTTCACGTCGCAGCTCAAGGCTGGGAAGGGCCTCACCATTGTGGCCtctgtgctggaagggaccttcctGGACAACCACCCACAGGCGCAGAGGGCGGAGGAG TCCATCCGGCGCCTGATGGAAGCGGAGAAGGTGAAGGGCTTTTGCCAGGTGGTGATCTCCTCCAACCTGCGGGATGGCATGTCCCACCTCATCCAGTCCAGTGGTCTGGGGGGCCTGCAGCACAACACGGTGCTGGTGGGCTGGCCCCGCAGCTGGCGCCAGAAGGAGGACCACCAGACCTGGAGGAACTTCATTG AGCTGGTGCGAGAGACCACGGCTGGGCACCTGGCCTTGCTGGTGGCCAAGAATGTTGCCATGTTCCCGGGCAACCAGGAGCGGTTCTCAGAGGGCCACATTGACGTCTGGTGGATTGTCCACGATGGGGGGATGCTgatgctgctgcccttcctcctgCGGCAGCACAAG gtCTGGCGTAAGTGCAAGATGCGCATCTTCACAGTGGCACAGATGGATGACAACAGCATCCAGATGAAGAAGGACCTCACCACGTTCCTGTACCACCTGCGCATCACCGCAGAGGTGGAGGTGGTGGAGATG CATGAGAGTGACATCTCTGCCTACACCTATGAGAAGACACTGGTGATGGAGCAGCGTTCCCAGATCCTCAAGCAAATGCACCTCACCAAGAATGAGCGTGAGCGGGAG ATCCAGAGCATCACGGATGAGTCCCGTGGCTCCATCCGGCGCAAGAACCCGGCCAACACACGCCTGCGCCTGAACGTCCCCGAGGAGCAGGCTGGCGATGGCGAGGAGAAGCcggaggaggag GTCCAGCTCATCCATGACAAGAATGCCAccaccttctccagcagctcgCAGTCCCCTGGTGATGAGGTAGAGGCAGCCCCCGAGAAGGTGCATCTCACCTGGACAAAGGAGAAGTCTGTGGCCGAGAAGAACAAGAGCAAGAGCCCTGTCAGCCCTGAGGGCATCAAAGACTTCTTCAACATGAAACC ggagtgggaGAATCT GAACCAGTCCAATGTGAGGAGGATGCACACGGCCGTGAAGCTCAATGAGGTGATTGTGAAGAAGTCCCAGGATGCCAAGCTGGTCCTGCTGAACATGCCAGGACCACCCCGTAACCGGAAAGGGGATGAGAACT ACATGGAGTTCCTGGAGGTGCTGACGGAGCATCTGGACCGAGTGCTCCTGGTGCGTGGTGGGGGCCGGGAGGTCATCACCATCTACTCCTGA